Proteins from a genomic interval of Xiphophorus maculatus strain JP 163 A chromosome 7, X_maculatus-5.0-male, whole genome shotgun sequence:
- the LOC102218413 gene encoding gap junction alpha-3 protein-like translates to MGDWSFLGRLLENAQEHSTVIGKVWLTVLFIFRILVLGTAAEEVWGDEQSDFTCNTQQPGCENVCYDEAFPISHIRFWVLQIIFVSTPTLIYLGHVLHIVRMEEKRKEKEEEMRKANRFQEEKELLYRNGGDSGGGGKKEKPPIRDEHGKIRIRGALLRTYVFNIIFKTLFEVGFILGQYFLYGFQLRPLYKCARWPCPNTVDCFISRPTEKTIFIIFMLVVACVSLLLNLLEIYHLGWKKLKQGMTNEFVPDSESLQRTDAEEPQCLASVSRTVPSSLSYPPNYIDVTAGSGAFLPPVKPAAMASAAEFKMGDLQQEESLRQSSSPSQYYISNNHRLATQQNWANLATEQQTREMGSPSPSSSSSANNENEQQQMPAGAALLLPSNNTNSNANTTNNAASDSTGGSSPATDRGGGGGDNTQEEVHRTITTVEMHEPPHMASTDPRRLSRASKSSNVRARPSDLAV, encoded by the coding sequence ATGGGCGACTGGAGCTTTCTGGGGCGGCTGCTGGAGAATGCTCAGGAGCACTCAACAGTCATCGGCAAAGTCTGGCTGACCGTCCTCTTCATCTTCAGGATCCTGGTGCTCGGCACCGCGGCCGAAGAGGTCTGGGGCGACGAGCAGTCCGACTTCACCTGCAACACCCAGCAGCCCGGCTGCGAGAACGTCTGCTACGACGAGGCCTTCCCCATCTCGCACATCCGCTTCTGGGTGCTGCAGATCATCTTCGTGTCCACGCCGACCCTCATCTACCTGGGCCACGTGCTGCACATCGTCCGCATGGAGGAGAAGcggaaggagaaggaggaggagatgcgCAAAGCGAACAGGTTCCAAGAGGAGAAGGAACTCCTTTACAGAAACGGCGGCGACTCTGGAGGCGGCGGGAAGAAGGAGAAGCCGCCCATCAGAGACGAGCACGGCAAAATCCGCATCAGAGGTGCGCTGCTGCGCACCTAcgtgttcaatattattttcaaGACCCTGTTTGAAGTGGGTTTCATTTTGGGCCAGTATTTCCTGTATGGCTTCCAGTTGAGGCCCCTGTACAAATGCGCACGTTGGCCGTGCCCCAACACTGTTGACTGCTTCATATCAAGGCCCACTGAAAAGaccatttttattatatttatgctTGTGGTGGCTTGCGTGTCTCTTTTGCTGAATTTGTTAGAGATCTATCACCTCGGATGGAAGAAACTCAAGCAGGGCATGACGAATGAGTTCGTCCCTGACAGCGAGTCGCTGCAGCGCACCGACGCTGAAGAGCCTCAGTGTTTGGCCTCAGTCTCCAGAACTGTCCCATCCAGCCTCAGCTACCCTCCCAACTACATAGATGTGACGGCAGGCAGCGGGGCGTTCTTGCCACCTGTAAAGCCGGCGGCAATGGCTTCAGCAGCGGAGTTCAAGATGGGTGACCTTCAGCAGGAAGAGTCCCTTCGCCAGTCTTCTTCCCCTTCTCAGTACTACATCAGCAACAACCACAGACTGGCCACGCAGCAGAACTGGGCCAACTTGGCCACCGAGCAGCAGACTCGGGAGATGGGTTCCCCGTCGCCATCCTCGTCTTCTTCTGCCAACAATGAGAACGAACAGCAGCAGATGCCGGCTGGTGCTGCGCTGCTTCTTCCCAGCAACAACACCAACAGCAATGCCAACACCACCAACAACGCCGCCTCAGACAGCACTGGCGGCAGCAGCCCAGCCACCGACAGAGGCGGCGGAGGAGGCGACAACACGCAGGAGGAGGTCCACCGCACCATCACGACGGTGGAGATGCACGAGCCTCCGCACATGGCCAGTACAGACCCTCGGCGGCTCAGCCGGGCGAGCAAGAGCAGCAACGTCAGGGCCAGGCCAAGCGACCTGGCTGTCTAG